The genomic region TTCGACTTGCTCGCAGCCTCCCCGCCTCCGCCTCGGCCCAGCACCGGGAAGGAGAGTCACGATCAGCGTGTCGCGGGATCGCTGCCACATTCAGAGAAGCGCCCGAGGGCGCGGAGTGCGCGGGGGCCGATTCGTCATCGGTGATCCCGCCGAGACGGCTACATTGCACATCCGGGTCGTCAACGTCGCCGTGGCTGACGCGGTTCACGATCCTCTCCCATGGCACGCCTGTCAACACGCACCCGCCAGCATCCCGCATGCGCGGGTGCGTTCCGCGGCAGGACCGTAGGGGAAGGGAGCGTGTCCGGAGCAACGGTGCTGACAGCGGTCAGGGCCGTATCGGCTCGCCCCTCACGAGAGGGGGTCGCGCGTCTTGGAGTACGTTCGAGCAACCGGCGCGCAGGGGAACCTCACTCGGACAGCTCCGAGCCCGTATGCCTCGCCCCTGCTTCGCGCAGTGCCCGGAACGGGATCGTGGCGGCTGGGGATCGCCCCGGGCGTACGCTCGCCGCATGGGCTTGTTGACTTCTCTCGGTGACGGCCTGTTCGTCGTCGACGGACCCGCGACACGGGACATGGGCATGCCGTTCACGACGCGGATGTCGGTGGTGCAGCTCCGTGACGGCTCGGTATGGGTTTCGTCACCGGTCCCGCTGCCCTACGAGGCGCGCACGGAAGTGACATCGCTCGGGCCCGTGCGCTACCTCGTAAGCCCGACTCCGCGGCACTTCTGGCGGCTCGCCCGATGGCACATGCTGTTTCCCGACGCCGAACTCTGGTCGAGTCCGATGACACCCTTCACCCTGAAGCGTGGCGACCTCCCACTCACGGGCGTGCTGGGCGCCGGACTCCCGAGATCATGGGCACCCGAACTCGACCACGTCGTGCTCGGCAGCTCGGTGCTGCAAGAATCCGCTTTCCTCCACGCGCCGAGCGGCACACTCCTCATCGAGGACGCGATCCAGGTTCACAACCCTCGACCCCGACATCCGATCAGCAATACCGTGTTCCGTCTCGGCGGAGTCATGGGTCCTGACGGCGGCGTTTCGCGCGACCTCCGCCTCACCTTCCGACCGCGGACGACAGCGCGAGAATCTGTACTCCACATGCTCGATTGGGATTTCGACACCGTCGTCCTCGCCCATGGCCCGATCGTCACCGAGAAGGCCAAAGAATTCGTCGCCAGGGCATTTAACTGGCTGATCGACTGACCCCGCCAACGCCCGCATTCCAGCCAGCTCGCGAAAGACATCGGTGACGTGGTCAAGGTGACGTTCACCAAGCGGTGACGGCGCCCGCTCCGCGCCAGCTTCGAAGCACACATCTTCTGACACTCCTTGGCTCCGCCCATCCCCCCGCGGTGCCGATCTCGACCGACAGGCGCTCAGCGGCGGTGATACGCGTCCCGACGATGCTCGATGGTGACGATCTCGATGACCAGTCGGTCGTCCTCGATGCGATAGAGCACTCGATACTCGCCGCGACGCGCTGGGCGAAAAGGCGCGAGCGGCTCGCGCAACGGGTTGCCCAGTCTCCTCGGGTTGCCGGCCAACGGCCCGACGATGAACTCGAACACGCCCGCTGCTACGGATCGAGGATCGGCGCGGTCGCGGACGGGGCGCGTACATCAATCGCGAGTGTCCGTCCACGGCACGATATCGATGCCGTGGTTCTCGGGCGACGCGAGAGTCCAGAACGCCGGAGCGTTGGTGTCGTTCACGATCCTGCCGCCGGCCGCCACTGCGGCATCCACCCGCGCCTTGGCCTGGTCGGCAGGGACATAGACGTCGAGGTGAGTACGTCCCCTGTTCGGCGCGTCGCCCGCGATCGGATTGAACGCCAGCTGCGGTCCGCAGCGCAGCGGATCGATGGCATCCGTGTCGCCCAGCTCTTCGTAGCCGAGCGCCGCGGTGAAGAACGGGCGGCTGTCAGCCTGCGAGTGCTGGGCCACGTAGATCGCCACCGACTGGATGCGAGACGGGTCGGGTACCAGCTCGAGTTCCGTGGCTGCGCGAGAGACCGCCGCAGCGAACTCCGCCGCACCCGCCGGTATGTCAGCTGTGTCTCTCGTTGGGACTCGGACCACGACGCCCTCGGGACGTACATCGATGTCCGGCGTGATGCCGGCTCGCTCGGCGGCGTCGACCACGGGCTTCACCAGATCGGCCGCGTGAGCGAGAGAGGTGGCTGCGAACACGGCCTGTGGGCCCGTGGCCGGGACGCGCCAGTCGGCAACCCCCGGCGCCCGATGGAACTCGGCCGCGGACATCCAACCCGAACCGCTCGTCGACTCATTCATGTCGAAGCCTCCTCTTTGCAGACTCTTCTCGCGGTCATACCCCCGCACACGCTGGCGGCAACGTTACGACGTGAGAGCGGAGCGCGGAACCCGCGCCGACGGATAGGCCGGACGAACTGGCTCGACCGGCTCGCAAGGAATCCCAATCGCACCGTCGTTGGCCCGCACGCGACCCTCCGCTATCGCGCAGTGCCCGCAAGAGGATCCCGCCGGTAGGGGGCGAAGCACCTTCGGACGGTCCGGGTGAGGTTCATTGCGCAGTAGGCTCACTTGCGTCTGCCGGAGACGAAGGATCCCCATGCAGGATGCCACCCGCATCTTCCGGCCGCCACCGGCAGAGCGCACCCCGGTTTGCGAGTTCGCCAAGCTTGCCCAGCTCTACGACGCCGGCGTGATCGCCGCCGACGAATTTGACGCGCGGCGAGCGGATCTGTTCCGCACCACCTGCGACGACGCGTTCCGGTTGGACGCGCGTACACTGACCCTGCGCGGCACCCGATCCCCGCACCCCCCCTGCGCGGGATCACGCGTCTGACGTCTCTGGCGTTCGCCGCGCGACGGCTCCCTCGCCGCCCCCCGAACGATCAGCGAGGGAGCCGTCCTCCGCAGGTCGCCTCGGGCAGGCACCCTTTCAATGCGTCGAGGTTCGCGTGTAGCCGGGCCCGTTGTGCGCACACGGTCCGGCGACAGAGTGCCCCGCGCATGAGGTGTCGTGCGCGGTCAGGATGGACGCCAGATCGCCCCCGGAGTGGGCGC from Microbacter sp. GSS18 harbors:
- a CDS encoding DUF4336 domain-containing protein, giving the protein MGMPFTTRMSVVQLRDGSVWVSSPVPLPYEARTEVTSLGPVRYLVSPTPRHFWRLARWHMLFPDAELWSSPMTPFTLKRGDLPLTGVLGAGLPRSWAPELDHVVLGSSVLQESAFLHAPSGTLLIEDAIQVHNPRPRHPISNTVFRLGGVMGPDGGVSRDLRLTFRPRTTARESVLHMLDWDFDTVVLAHGPIVTEKAKEFVARAFNWLID
- a CDS encoding SHOCT domain-containing protein; translated protein: MQDATRIFRPPPAERTPVCEFAKLAQLYDAGVIAADEFDARRADLFRTTCDDAFRLDARTLTLRGTRSPHPPCAGSRV
- a CDS encoding type II toxin-antitoxin system RelE/ParE family toxin, which produces MFEFIVGPLAGNPRRLGNPLREPLAPFRPARRGEYRVLYRIEDDRLVIEIVTIEHRRDAYHRR
- a CDS encoding VOC family protein, giving the protein MVDAAERAGITPDIDVRPEGVVVRVPTRDTADIPAGAAEFAAAVSRAATELELVPDPSRIQSVAIYVAQHSQADSRPFFTAALGYEELGDTDAIDPLRCGPQLAFNPIAGDAPNRGRTHLDVYVPADQAKARVDAAVAAGGRIVNDTNAPAFWTLASPENHGIDIVPWTDTRD